The Ziziphus jujuba cultivar Dongzao chromosome 3, ASM3175591v1 region CTGGGTTGGGATCACTTGTAACGGCTTTGGCAGTGTCATCAACATTACTCTTTACAGCAGTAATCTGAAAGGTACGCTTCACCACTTCAACTTCTCCTCCTTTCCCAGCTTACTCGTGCTTAGCCTATACAACAACTCCCTTTATGGAAGTATCCCCATGCACATTGGCAACCTTTCCACACTCACCTCACTTGACATAGGGATCAATCATCTCTCTGGAAATATTCCTTCCCAAATATGCCTTTTGACAAGTTTACGCTTCCTTGCTTTGGCTAACAATTATTTGAATGGCTCTATACCACCTCAAATAGGCATGTTAATGTCTCTTGAAGTGATGTATGTTTATAGTAACAATCTTTCAGGTTCAATTCCTGTGTCCATTGGAAACTTGAGCAAGTTAACTGAGTTAGAACTTGGTGAAAACAAAATAGTTGGGTCCATCCCCAGTGAGATTGGACGGCTTAAGTCACTCACTATCCTTTATTTGTATGATAACCAACTCACTAGCTCAATTCCTGTGTCCATTGGAAACTCAAGCAGGTTAACTGATTTGGAACTTTGTACAAACAAAATAGTTGGGTCCATCCCCAATGAGATTGGACAGCTTAAATCACTCACTttcctttatttgtttgatAACCAACTCACCGGTTTAATTCCTGTGTCCATTGGAAACTTGAGCATGTTATTTGATTTGGGACTTAATGGAAACAAAATAGTTGGGTCCATCCCCAATGAGATTGGGCAGCTTAAATCACTCACTATCCTTTATTTGTGGGGTAACCATCTAACTGGCTCCATACCTTGGTCAATCGGACAGCTTAAACATCTTGAACAGATTGACTTGTCTTTCAACCATCTAAGTGGCTCAATTCCTGCATCCATTGGAAACCTTACATCCCTTGCCTACTTTAGTTTGTTCACTAACAACATTACAGGGTCCCTTCCTCCTGAAATGAATAACCTTACAAATCTGGAAGAGCTTTTATTAAGCAATAACTTCTTGTATGGCTATCTTCCAGAAAACATTTGTCTGGGTGGGAGACTTAAAAAGATTGCAGTAAGCTATAACCATTTTACAGGTTCTATTCCAAAAAGCATGAGAAACTGCAACTCTGTAGTCCGTGTTTTACTTGGAGTGAATGAATTTACAGGAAATATGTCAGAAGACTTTGGAATATACCCAAACCTGGTCTACATGGAATTAGGCAACAATAAGTTTTTTGGAAAACTTACTAGAAATTGGGGACACTGTCAAAAACTAACTATGCTGAACATCTCTAACAATAAAGTTTCTGGCATGCTACCTCCTGAACTTGGGAAAGCTACTCAATTGCAGAAACTTGATCTGTCGTCCAATCTTCTTGTAGGGAAAATTCCAAAGGAATTGGGCCAATTGAGATTGCTTTACATTCTTAAACTCAATAATAATACACTTTCTGGAAATGTTCCTGCTCAAATTGGGATGTTATTTGACCTTCAACAGCTTGACCTTGCAGACAACAAATTGGGTGGACCATTTCCCAAACATTTGGAGCGGTGTGCAAACCTAGAAAACTTGAACTTGAGAAGCAATAGATTCAATGGGGCTGTTCCTTTTCAGATTGGGAATTTTCACTCTCTTCGAAATGTTGATCTAAGTCGGAATATGCTTATAGGAGATTTGCCTCCAGAGCTTGGAAATTTGTTCTTGTTAGAAACACTCAACCTATCCCATAACAATTTCATAGGCTCAATACCAGCTTCATTTCAAAAGCTAGTAAGTTTGACATCCGTTGATGTATCCTACAATCAATTAGAAGGTCCTCTTCCCCACATCAAAGCTTTCATTGAAGCTCCTTTGGAAGCCTTGGAAGATAATAAAGGGTTGTGTGGTAACAACACTAGTTTGAAGCCTTGCCCCACACCtaaagataaaaatagaaatcaagCTGTAATTGCAATCGTAGTATCCATCTCCAGCattctatttttattgtttatcattGTTGGGATTGTTTTTATTTGCAAAAGAAGAGTGAGGAATATGGATGAACCAAGAGAAATACAAACTGAAGCTTTCTTTGCAGCATGGAACCATGATGGGAAAAAAGTTCATGAAGAAATAGTTGAAGCAACAGAGAATTTTGATTCCAAATATTGCATTGGAGTTGGAGGGAATGGAAGTGTGTATAAAACACTGCTATCAACTGGTCAACTTGTTGCTGTGAAAAAGTTCCATGAGAATGATGGAATAGACCATCAACAGGCTTTCAAAAGCGAGACAAGTATTTTGCCAAAAGTGCGCCATCGAAATATCATCAAgctttttggattttgttcGCATACAAGATACTCATTTTTGGTGTATGAGTTCATGGAACTGGGAAGTTTGGTAAAGATATTAAGCGACAATGAAAAGGCAACAGAGTTGGAATGGTTCAAGAGAGTGAATATTGTCAAAGGTTTGGCAAAGGCGACATCCTATCTGCACCATGAATGTTTTCCAGCTATAGTCCACAGAGACATATCTAGTAAGAATGTTCTGTTGGATGATGAATGTGAAGCTCACATTTCTGACTTCGGCTCTGCTACAACTTTAGATCCAGACTCATCAAATTGGATTCCATTTGCAGGAACCTTAGGTTACTCAGCCCCAGGTAGGTATTCCATCAAAGttccatcaaaatttaaatccaCAATTCATTTTTTGATCTCTTTGGTAACCAGGAAATGTCATGCTTTTCATTTCgacaaaaaaatatcatttgatcAATAGACattgtaactttttttctttcccccttttttttggtcaaaacaaGAACTGAGAAGTCCCTAGCAAAAACATAAGACAGTTGGTTTACATGCTTAGAAAAAGGATTTCAAACCAGATCACATTAATTGTAGTTTCTacctattttcctttttcaaacaACTTCGAAAACAGATTTACCTACAAATAGTCCTTTATGTATATTTACTAGATAATAGAGAGGTTGAACTAATGGTTTGGCTATATTCTGTATATGCACTTTCAAGGTCTTTACTTGCATTTTTAGAAGAAGTtgtatacaatttattttaccGACCACCATGAAGGAAATGTTACTAACTTCTTGCCATTTGGCATATGCGAAGTATCTTATCGTTGGAAAATATTAACTGCAATTCATATTTCTTTGAAGAGCTTGCTTATACAATGGAAGTAAATGAGAAGATTGATGTCTACAGCTTCGGAGTTGTTGCATTAGAATCTATCATGGGAGAGCATCCTGGAGACCTCATATCATCTCTGTTATCATCACCACTACATGCTGTTGATGTTCTGCTTAAGGATGTACTTGACCAACGTCTCTCACCTCCAAAGCAGCAAATAGCAGACCAAGTGGTCTCCATTGCAGAAATAGCATTTGCGTGCGTGCGACAAAGTCCACAGTCACGACCAACTATGAAGCAAGTATCTCAGAAGCTGTCGACTCCATTACAATCATTATCAGTGCCTTTTCATATGGTTACAATAAAGCAGCTGTTTGATTCCCCAACATGGACATCCTAAATTGCTGCAGTTTCTCCTTCTTTTTGATTGCCTACATGTCTGTGTGCATTTTCTTTCACTCTGCCTTTCTTCATTTCGTCACTGagttgttttccttttcttgctTATTAAATTAGCCTAAGCTTGGATATTCCAAGACTTGGCAGTGTAACGTCTTAATGAGTAAAGAGACTTTATTTATCTGGCTTCTTGTATTTCTCTGATTTTGGATTAACAATTTCATGAGTCTCCTTAATTTGCTAACAGATAGTGCCAAAACTAAATTTTCTGtcatttaaattccaaatgtcATATAATATTTACCAAAACCATTTCCATAGAAGGCAGTTTTTTTGTCCATAATATATCATGAGCGACAAGCTCTTTGTCTAGCTGCAACAACAATTATGATCACAAGCCTTGCAACGCAGGCTCAAGAGTCAACTGGCCTTGCAGTTACTTATCTGAACTGTGATAAAATgcatattataatatgaaatGGGATGTCAGATTTGCCCATCAAAGAGGcaaaggtttttttattttttatttttattttttacattgtaTGTAAAACTATACATATAAAAACATGAATCACagatttttttcaatatcataatttCCCTCAAGTGTATTTTCAAATATAGGATCGATATAAATTTGAACTGGTATCTTAGTTTCAAGTATTAATTTACAAGGAAAAGAAAGGTAAACAAGCTGTTTCCTTACCTTACCTGTGACTATAATTTTCCGATAAGGAAGCCTTCCTTGATGAAAATGAAAGTTGCCACTAGAATTCTCTCTAGAGAACTTATATAATGAAGAAGATGTATAAAGCTAAACAAATATCTCTGTTTTAAGCATAAATTTACGAGTAATTATaggaaaaatttgttttattgcttTTGTTATTGGGAACATATAAGATGAGGTTAGAACATAGCTTAGATGTGGTCCAATTGAATGTTGTTAATTATACTTATATTAGTTCAATCTATTtggattaaatttaaaataatctagtccagttctatattttaaaatttacccaGAGAGTAGGAGAACGTATTTGTTGACTTTTAATCtgatcctcttttttttttttttttttgggttgttacTAACAAGAAGATAAGACTTCAAAGTAAGAGGTATACTAGAAGGTAAAAGTCACTGTGTAGTAAAGATCagtcagggaaaaaaaaaaaaaaaaaaaaaaggaaagtaaaaaaatatagcagtgattttttcttttatcaaacaGGGCAAAAACAGAGCGTTTACCTTGCATAGCAGTCAAATATGGCAGTGACTATTTAACTACCTTAAGTATAAGACATTTCTCTACTAAATGAGTACTTTATTGCTTTTATAAATAGACACTTCAAAAAACACattcttttataaaatctacTTTAGTAATTGACACGCCTAATATGGAAACTAGATTGAGCAAATTAAGTTAATAAGTTAAGTGAAGAAGCATGAAAGCTAGTCAGAATGAATGTTCAAAGAAATATGGAGATTCATTAGTTAATAGACATACACAAAAATTACAAACTCTACTTATTAGACACACTTAACATGCGGAAGTGGTTAAGGTCTTGGTCGGAATGTAGATATTTAGATTTGTTGGCGTAGAACCACTTGGGTAAAAAAAGGGGTCAACTGGAAACAGAGAGTCTTTCAAAAGGAAACATAAGAAGAAACCAAGAAATTCATTTTCCTAAACCAAGAAAACGAATTGTCCTGCTTGGAAAGCAATTACTAATTTGCTTATAAAATACAGCCTATTTTGATAAATGAGTACTGGACCAGCGTCTCTCACCTCCAACGAGGCGAATAGCAGACCAGGTGGTCTCCATTGCAGAAATAGCATTTGTTTGCCGGCAACAAAGTCCACAGTTACAATAACGCAGCTGTTTGATTCCCGAACATGGACATGCTAAATTGCTGCAGTTTTTCCTAGTTTTAGATtgtctatgtgtgtgtgtgtgtgtttgcatTTTCTTTCACTCTGTCATTCTTCATTAGTCACTGGGTTGTTTTTGATTTCTTGCTTAATAACTTAGCCTGAGCTTAGTTATTCCAAGACTTGGTTGTGTGATGTCTAGCTTCTGGTGTCTGATGGATTAAAAACATGATCTGGTATTTAAATTGCTAATGGATGGAGACAGAGCAAAATTTGCGgtcattttcttttcaaatgtttaataatatttagtaaatcCACAGCATGCAAGGCCGTAAAGGTGACGCTTAGTTATATCACTGCTAGACTTCTTAACCAAACGTTTCAATAAAATAGCAAAAcagaacaaaatattttctttcaaatttggaGAACATAGGTAATcttctttgaaccatttcaatTTCTACCTTCATAATCTAGAAAGCATATTACCTCCAAGGGGGTAAAATGCTTTCTAGTTTCTGatcatcataaaatattaactcaAAGTCATATTACTTTGAAGGGCTTGCTTATACAATGGAAGTAAATGAGAAGATTGATGTGTACAGCTTCAGAGTTGTAACATTAGAAGTAATCATGGGAAAGCATCCGGGAGACCTCATATCATCTCTGTTACTATCACTATTACTGGCTGTTGACGTTCTGCTTAAGGATGTACTGGATCAACGTCTCTCACCTCCAAGGGGTCAAATAGCAGACCAAGTGATCTTCATTGAAGAGATAGCATTTGCGTGCCTGCAACAAAGTCCACAGTTCCGTCCAACTATGAAGCAAGTATCTAAGAAGCTGTCAGCTCCATTATAATCACTATCAGAGCcatttcatattattataataaagcaGCGGTTTGATTCCCCAACATGGACATCCTAAACTGCTGGAATTTCTCCTTGTTTGATATCATCAATGTGTGTTCATTTTCCTTCCGTATTAGTCCtagattatttttcttttcttgtgtaaCAAGATAGCCCGTGCTTGGATATACCAGGACTTTGTCATGTCTTGTTCTTAATGAGGAAACTGATTTTGTTGTCTCTAATGGAGAAAATTAAAACATGATCTGGTATTTCTCTGCGAGTTTTTTCtgaacaaaataatttcataacaCTCTTTAATTTACTAATAGATGGAACTGAAGCAAAATTTGCAGTCATGTAATATTTACTTAAACCATTTCTATATGTGACATTGTTTTTGGACCATAATTTCTAGCATGAGGCACACACTCTTATCCTGCTGCAACATCAATTATACTCCCAAGCCTGCAAAAACAGATCCAAGTCTCACCTGGCCttgcaattatatataatcccaAAATGATCAAATGAATTGCAGCAAAATTACCTTTTTTTGTGCCCTTCAGTGTGCATTACCATCTCCAAAGAATATGGACAAAAATATGGTctaaattcaaatcaaattttgtaCCCTGCAATGTTACATTCACGATTTTGGATTGCTTGGTTTTCCTGGGTGATAGAGATTAGTAGTTCACGTGAGTCTATCTTCAAGATTCCCTTATCTGTTGTAAATAGTTTTTATCATTACTCATTTGTAGTCATCTACACCAACtgtacatgtatataaatattagtttcttattcaataaaaaataactttcctTTATCAGTCAACAATAACTttctcatggtatcagagcattaaAAGCTctaacagagtttttttttggatcCAATCTGTGccgaatttttcattttttttcttccttccttttttttttttttctttgctatggCTGACCACACACCCATCTCACTGGGAACCAAGATCTTTTTACAAAGAGCTTAAGACCATTTCAGTCATTCAATACTtctcaaataaaagttggaaCATAATACTCAAACCAACCAAACTATTTGACTACTATATAACGAAACGAATGGCAGTTCAGAAACTAATAGACCATCTAAATGTTAACCTTATACAGTAAGAAAAATTTATAGAGCtacaaattataaattcatCGAATATAAATGTCATAATTTCCCATAAAAATAGATAAGATATttttaagtcaaaatatatacCAACACATGAaccacaatatttttattatctccCTCCAACCCCATACTTGAAGGCCATAGCTCAGAGAGTGATTGATGGAATTCTTGTTTAACCAGTTGATTCCATTGTTAACCAGAACTACAAAACTAgataaatataaacatattgATTTTgtggaactatcagaattctttgcagagtaataaataatataatggatatataaatatctctgtttcaagtattaatttacaagtaattataacaaaatttatattatctaTTGTTATGCTTGtggacatatatttatatatacgtaGAAATAACCAATTGCTTTACAGCAGACCATTGACAAAATTTCTATGACAATATCATATTTGTCTAATATAACCACATATTTGTATCTAAACataggaattaattttttaaataattttcatattcatCTAATTCCTATTATGTGAAACTTTCATTTCTTGACGTATGTCGGCCATTTATTGCAATATATtgtgtcaaatatatataagtcgGTCGATCGGagcaattttattaaaacaagtGAAAGTAAGTAAACTTGTTAAGGATTTTAACCAGTGcatttaacaatttttatttcaatcttACTTAAAACTAACCAATAATTTTCTCACAATGAACATTTGTTAGTTCAAAATATACAGGAATAATAAATTCTCaatttaattaagaaattatCAATTGTTGTTCTCTAAAACTTCAAAGCTGACTTATTAATCaggtattaatttgtttttttaaagttaatgaAATAGTTATTTTCCATCatccaaaaataagaaaaatccgTCACTCTGCAGTGGTGTTTGGCTGCTCGGCAGTTTTTTTTGTTAGGATCCTATTCGGCAATTGATTATAAGTTTTTGAGGTTTCGATTTGttaatgtttaatttatttctaagtGGAATTAAGAAGTTGGGAAAAAGATAGCTCATTAGAGAGGTCTCAAGACTAGTGTATTAGAGTTGTTAGTCTTTGCAGGTGAACAAGTCTGCAAAGACTTGTTaatgtcaaaaaggaaaaacgaaaaacgaaggaaaaaaaccagcaaaaattttattttaaaaaacaatgatTAGTGTATTAGACTTGTTAGTCTAGTATTTGCAGGTCAAAAAGGGAAAACgaagaaaaaatgaagaaaaaaccaatgaaaattttattttcaaaaacaatgacTAGTGTATTAGACTTGTTAGTCTTTGCAggtcaaaaagggaaaaagacatGTCGGTATTGAAAGGCAACTAATTTGTGCCTATGTGCGAAGCAAACTCTTTTCCCATTTTGAATAAACTTTACAAGGGGAAGATGCAGGGAAATTTCTTCTCAAATCTGAGGAAGAATAATCAACAACTACTTTATCATGGTGTTGCCTTTATTATTGTCTCATGTTTCATTAGTCATAGCTGGttgcttattaattaattaatttattcattagtGATAAAGAATTTAATGGAATAGAGCTTGAGTACTGAACCAATAGTGCGTTGACTTTGATTGAAGAATTCTGGCATGGCATGAATTCTGCAATTTTGATCGGGTCAAATAGTGTGTCTAATGGTGCAAAAACACAATCTGTCATTGTGTGTGGTCACTCAA contains the following coding sequences:
- the LOC107422041 gene encoding MDIS1-interacting receptor like kinase 2-like; the protein is MKSMAPWFPNLVVRLPDQFLLLFIIILLFLCSSTTCFAISGEAEALVKWKDSLDMNPTTHSLLRSWNLNSTVSTSHRLYNNTPCNWVGITCNGFGSVINITLYSSNLKGTLHHFNFSSFPSLLVLSLYNNSLYGSIPMHIGNLSTLTSLDIGINHLSGNIPSQICLLTSLRFLALANNYLNGSIPPQIGMLMSLEVMYVYSNNLSGSIPVSIGNLSKLTELELGENKIVGSIPSEIGRLKSLTILYLYDNQLTSSIPVSIGNSSRLTDLELCTNKIVGSIPNEIGQLKSLTFLYLFDNQLTGLIPVSIGNLSMLFDLGLNGNKIVGSIPNEIGQLKSLTILYLWGNHLTGSIPWSIGQLKHLEQIDLSFNHLSGSIPASIGNLTSLAYFSLFTNNITGSLPPEMNNLTNLEELLLSNNFLYGYLPENICLGGRLKKIAVSYNHFTGSIPKSMRNCNSVVRVLLGVNEFTGNMSEDFGIYPNLVYMELGNNKFFGKLTRNWGHCQKLTMLNISNNKVSGMLPPELGKATQLQKLDLSSNLLVGKIPKELGQLRLLYILKLNNNTLSGNVPAQIGMLFDLQQLDLADNKLGGPFPKHLERCANLENLNLRSNRFNGAVPFQIGNFHSLRNVDLSRNMLIGDLPPELGNLFLLETLNLSHNNFIGSIPASFQKLVSLTSVDVSYNQLEGPLPHIKAFIEAPLEALEDNKGLCGNNTSLKPCPTPKDKNRNQAVIAIVVSISSILFLLFIIVGIVFICKRRVRNMDEPREIQTEAFFAAWNHDGKKVHEEIVEATENFDSKYCIGVGGNGSVYKTLLSTGQLVAVKKFHENDGIDHQQAFKSETSILPKVRHRNIIKLFGFCSHTRYSFLVYEFMELGSLVKILSDNEKATELEWFKRVNIVKGLAKATSYLHHECFPAIVHRDISSKNVLLDDECEAHISDFGSATTLDPDSSNWIPFAGTLGYSAPELAYTMEVNEKIDVYSFGVVALESIMGEHPGDLISSLLSSPLHAVDVLLKDVLDQRLSPPKQQIADQVVSIAEIAFACVRQSPQSRPTMKQVSQKLSTPLQSLSVPFHMVTIKQLFDSPTWTS